The following proteins are encoded in a genomic region of Ornithodoros turicata isolate Travis chromosome 6, ASM3712646v1, whole genome shotgun sequence:
- the LOC135396840 gene encoding neprilysin-2-like has translation MLKRIQESLTKLTYSTSSDPATLERTSSSHYSDTSNGSAGSDAKGFDSSSHKPPQARTTQSTRPAAWERGTSKGTPATPKATRLTRPDKNHQQSFESLAHTTEEACAFLANSSDMYPPFNEGVIDKGASVATSAEHNEGIPRNSECLALVNARSSVVSGPSGHPERGFNLGLLTVTWVALLSIGLSAHYVYKINVGASALTTTTPIYYDAPMSSRDSNSRKGITLPNATGTSNRNRFPVNVLEKLKYIPTTDAEDMSSPLTTKAQRRKVRVWEGRRMYAQRSGEGEEKPTSPVRAIITLNGTGGVGSTTPKAQTFTRHVIAGRNIGRSAVAGVKHMKFCETKICEEESLYLTNYLDWSAEPCKDFYGFACNRWKELHPGVGDSVDTLLVKKIEEGMYHALTASGRTTADTATAGHLINSCTQKPLDENHKSILLEFMKGLGLRGWPFSRSTKTIEDVWKSESLLVRNLGHGSLVSVTLDVHPENEDRYIVAVGEPSLLIGQFGTKNNVLPEWYTVAISTCLKIFTNSKYSEIAKAVRNFSAILAGISVHRGYETFAARRYKVLQLRQYGHLVQVLALVFRNITNVGNRMRIIIKSEAYLQSLRTVMRMTRPIDILNYMGFRALLHISPLLPDQAMELANIQMRELTGTNSVAWSRWRRCLRMFEHVLPYVFLHAYAINNLALVNKDNMWTLVNEIQATFVTNINSAPWMSIDDKVVLKSKLSKIKLKVFHKFWKKSSNRHLFMDLSDVSSIRGIVNIYVALSRQVMKRKLSRITLSRRTQVQEWKGSMFDTEPTFDAESNSVFIPISMFDPQYMIDNESMLLQIPHVATKVISALFKGIHQDNYLQSKLTWSVDTELGYHDIQKCLLRHYKNASHERLRNEITSELNAVDSLSILPAFKVFVKKANQANIEDYGLLTGGNITVKQLFYLLYAKGFCETMDSERRKQVMEESQHSINNLRVNGPLRNSFRFPAFWNCPSHSPMNPNQKCTIWTL, from the coding sequence ATGCTAAAACGCATCCAGGAAAGCCTAACCAAGCTCACGTACTCGACCTCTTCCGACCCTGCAACCCTGGAAAGGACATCGTCCTCACATTACAGCGACACCAGTAATGGAAGTGCTGGGTCTGACGCCAAGGGATTCGACTCGTCTTCCCATAAGCCGCCCCAGGCAAGAACGACCCAATCGACAAGACCTGCCGCCTGGGAGAGAGGCACGAGTAAAGGGACCCCGGCCACCCCTAAGGCCACGCGTCTCACCAGGCCTGACAAGAACCATCAACAGTCGTTTGAATCTTTGGCGCACACGACAGAAGAAGCGTGCGCGTTTCTAGCCAACTCTAGCGACATGTACCCACCATTCAACGAGGGCGTGATCGACAAGGGAGCCAGCGTTGCGACCTCTGCGGAACATAATGAAGGGATTCCTAGGAACAGCGAATGCCTCGCCCTCGTCAACGCTCGCAGTTCCGTCGTCAGCGGACCATCCGGGCATCCAGAGAGGGGATTTAATCTCGGTCTGTTAACTGTAACATGGGTTGCTTTGTTGTCGATAGGGTTGTCCGCCCATTATGTGTACAAGATCAATGTTGGAGCCTCTGCCTTGACCACTACTACTCCCATCTACTACGATGCACCTATGTCCTCTCGGGACAGCAATTCCCGCAAGGGGATTACTCTGCCAAATGCGACGGGCACTTCAAACCGGAACCGCTTTCCTGTAAACGTGCTGGAGAAGTTGAAATACATACCAACGACTGACGCTGAGGACATGTCTTCGCCTTTGACTACAAAGGCACAGCGCAGGAAGGTTCGTGTTTGGGAAGGAAGGCGAATGTATGCACAGCGCAGTGGTGAGGGCGAAGAGAAGCCGACGTCACCCGTCCGTGCGATAATTACATTAAATGGTACAGGTGGTGTAGGTTCAACGACGCCCAAGGCACAAACCTTCACAAGACACGTTATAGCGGGCAGAAACATAGGACGTAGTGCTGTGGCAGGTGTGAAACACATGAAGTTCTGCGAGACGAAAATCTGTGAAGAGGAATCGCTCTACTTAACGAATTACTTGGACTGGAGCGCGGAACCATGCAAGGATTTCTATGGCTTTGCTTGTAATCGTTGGAAAGAGCTACACCCTGGCGTCGGTGATTCCGTGGACACACTGTTGGTAAAGAAAATCGAAGAAGGCATGTATCACGCACTCACGGCAAGTGGGAGAACCACAGCAGATACTGCAACGGCTGGGCATCTCATCAACTCTTGTACGCAGAAGCCGTTGGATGAAAATCACAAATCGATTCTTTTAGAATTCATGAAGGGTCTGGGCTTGCGTGGGTGGCCATTCTCCAGGAGCACAAAGACAATCGAAGATGTCTGGAAGTCTGAAAGCCTTTTGGTACGCAACCTGGGACATGGCTCTCTGGTGTCCGTCACACTTGATGTCCACCCCGAGAATGAAGACAGGTATATCGTTGCTGTGGGTGAACCGAGCCTTCTAATAGGTCAGTTTGGAACCAAGAACAACGTTCTTCCTGAATGGTACACTGTGGCAATATCAACGTGCCTGAAGATCTTTACAAACTCCAAATACTCCGAAATCGCAAAGGCCGTGCGCAATTTCTCAGCCATACTGGCGGGCATATCTGTTCACCGGGGCTACGAGACCTTTGCTGCTCGACGTTATAAGGTCCTCCAGCTTAGACAGTACGGCCACCTCGTCCAGGTCCTCGCCCTTGTCTTCCGGAACATAACGAATGTAGGCAATCGAATGAGGATTATCATCAAGTCCGAAGCCTACCTGCAATCACTTCGCACGGTTATGCGGATGACGAGACCCATCGACATTCTCAACTACATGGGCTTTCGAGCCCTACTGCACATATCGCCGCTGCTTCCAGACCAAGCCATGGAACTGGCAAATATTCAAATGAGGGAACTCACCGGAACCAATAGTGTGGCGTGGTCCAGATGGAGACGATGCTTGCGAATGTTCGAGCATGTCCTTCCATATGTATTCCTGCACGCATATGCCATAAACAATTTGGCGCTTGTGAACAAAGACAACATGTGGACGCTTGTGAACGAGATACAAGCGACCTTTGTCACGAATATCAACAGCGCTCCTTGGATGAGCATTGACGACAAGGTCGTGTTGAAGAGCAAGCTCTCAAAGATAAAACTGAAAGTTTTCCACAAGTTTTGGAAGAAAAGTTCTAATCGGCATCTTTTCATGGACTTGTCGGATGTGTCAAGTATCAGGGGAATAGTGAACATTTACGTGGCACTCTCAAGGCAGGTGATGAAACGAAAGCTGTCAAGGATAACACTATCTCGAAGGACACAAGTTCAAGAATGGAAGGGGTCTATGTTCGACACAGAACCGACATTCGACGCAGAATCGAATTCTGTCTTTATTCCAATTTCCATGTTTGATCCACAGTACATGATCGACAATGAATCCATGCTGCTCCAAATACCGCATGTTGCGACGAAAGTTATCAGCGCCTTGTTCAAGGGGATCCATCAAGATAATTATCTGCAGAGCAAGCTCACGTGGTCCGTGGACACAGAACTCGGGTACCACGACATCCAGAAATGTCTCCTTCGGCACTACAAGAATGCGTCCCACGAAAGGTTGCGAAATGAAATCACGTCGGAGTTGAACGCAGTAGACAGCCTGTCTATCCTGCCTGCATTTAAAGTGTTCGTCAAGAAAGCGAATCAGGCTAACATAGAAGACTACGGCCTTCTGACCGGGGGAAATATCACAGTGAAACAATTGTTTTATCTCTTGTACGCAAAGGGTTTTTGTGAAACTATGGACAGTGAACGTCGGAAGCAGGTTATGGAGGAATCTCAACACAGCATCAATAATCTTAGGGTGAATGGACCACTCCGGAATTCTTTTCGGTTTCCGGCCTTCTGGAATTGTCCCAGTCATTCGCCGATGAATCCTAACCAGAAGTGCACCATATGGACTTTGTGA